From Caretta caretta isolate rCarCar2 chromosome 3, rCarCar1.hap1, whole genome shotgun sequence, a single genomic window includes:
- the LOC125635002 gene encoding uncharacterized protein LOC125635002 yields the protein MMESQNRKRAPAWTEREVRDLIAVWGEESVLSELRSSFQNAKTFLKISQGTKDRGHNRDPKQCRVKLKELRQAYQKTREANSRSGSEPQTCRFYDELHAILGGSATTTPAVLFDSFNGDGGNTEVGFGDEEDDDEEVVDSSQQASGETGFPDSQELFLTLDLEPVPPEPTQGCLLDSAGREGTSAACVSMITGSSPSQRLVKLRKKKKRTRDEMFSELMLSSHTDRAQTNAWRQIMSECRKAQNDREERWRAEESKWRAEDRAEAQMWRQRDERRQDSMLRLLQDQTSMLQCMVELQQRQLEHRLPLQPLCNQPPSSPSSIASTPRCPRTRWGGLRPTSHSTTEDCPKKRRLSFNNF from the exons atgatggagtcccagaatcgcaaaagagctccagcatggactgaacgggaggtacgggatctgatcgctgtttggggagaggaatccgtgctatcagaactccgttccagttttcaaaatgccaaaacctttctgaaaatctcccagggcacgaaggacagaggccataacagggacccgaagcagtgccgcgtgaaactgaaggagctgaggcaagcctaccagaaaaccagagaggcgaacagccgctctgggtcagagccccaaacatgccgcttctatgatgagctgcatgccattttagggggttcagccaccactaccccagccgtgttgtttgactccttcaatggagatggaggcaatacggaagtaggttttggggacgaagaagatgatgatgaggaggttgtagatagctcacaacaagcaagcggagaaaccggttttcccgacagccaggaactgtttctcaccctagacctggagccagtaccccccgaacccacccaaggctgcctcctggactcagcaggcagagaagggacctctg ctgcatgtgtttcaatgatcacaggatcttctccttcccagaggctagtgaagcttagaaagaaaaaaaaacgcactcgcgatgaaatgttctccgagctcatgctgtcctcccacactgacagagcacagacgaatgcgtggaggcaaataatgtcagagtgcaggaaagcacaaaatgaccgggaggagaggtggagggctgaagagagtaagtggcgggctgaagacagggctgaagctcaaatgtggcggcagcgtgatgagaggaggcaggattcaatgctgaggctgctgcaggaccaaaccagtatgctccagtgtatggttgagctgcagcaaaggcagctggagcacagactgccactgcagcccctctgtaaccaaccgccctcctccccaagttccatagcctccacacccagatgcccaagaacgcggtgggggggcctccggccaaccagccactccaccacagaggattgcccaaaaaaaagaaggctgtcattcaataatttttaa